From a single Nymphaea colorata isolate Beijing-Zhang1983 chromosome 4, ASM883128v2, whole genome shotgun sequence genomic region:
- the LOC116253101 gene encoding putative chloride channel-like protein CLC-g — MASDGEDDSDGVIVMSEPLLAQQRLPSSKNMTSQLALVGANVCPMESLDYETIENDFFKHDWRSLGGVQRFQYVLLKWTICFLIGIITGLVGFFNNLAVENISGFKFLITSDMMSEKKYFLAFGVFTVINFVLVLFSSVITVCFAPSAAGSGIPEVKSYLNGVDAPGIFAPRTLFVKIVGSVGAVSSSLYIGKAGPLVHTGACISALLGQGGSKKYGLTCRWIRQFKNDRDRRDFVTCGCAAGIAAAFRAPVGGVLFSIEELSSWWRSALLWRAFFTTAMVVVVLRALIDVCNSGKCGSFAEGGLIMFNVNSVDIEYHLSDLPPVIFLGIIGGLLGSLFNYLLDTVLRFYNLLYKKGIAYKLFLAGALSVCTSCCLFGLPWLATCTACPTDSEESCSTYFKTGNFQRFQCQEGYYNDLASLIFNTNDDAIRNLFRSGTDHEFRYSSIILFFFTSFTLGILSSGVVAPSGLFVPIILIGATYGRLVGKVTGSYGTLNEGLFATLGAASFLGGTMRSTVSLCVIIVELTNDIYLLPLVMLVLLISKSVADSFNINVFDQIVRMKGLPYLEAHADPYMWQLIVSDVVTDPLWTLNGVEKVRHIVHILKTTKHNGFPVIDQPPFSDSPQLFGLVLRAHLLVLLKKKVFSETCALADMDALRKVSSDDFAKSGSGRVDSIEDIHLTEEELELFVDLHPFTNASPYTVVETMSLAKALVLFRQVGLRHMLVVPKSSDRAPVVGILTRHDLISENILDLYPYLKRSKLRRHRFHPPSLIRLFNSTARD, encoded by the exons atggcTAGCGACGGAGAAGACGACTCCGACGGCGTCATCGTAATGAGCGAGCCCCTACTGGCGCAGCAGCGGCTGCCGTCAAGTAAAAACATGACCTCCCAGCTAGCCCTCGTTGGTGCCAATGTCTGCCCCATGGAAAGCTTGGACTACGA GACAATCGAGAATGACTTCTTCAAGCACGACTGGCGGAGCTTGGGAGGAGTTCAAAGGTTTCAGTACGTTCTTCTGAAGTGGACCATTTGCTTTTTGATCGGCATTATCACAGGCCTTGTTGGATTCTTCAACAATCTAGCGGTGGAGAACATTTCAGGATTCAAGTTTCTTATAACCTCAGATATGATGTCAGAGAAGAA GTACTTTCTTGCTTTTGGAGTGTTTACAGTGATCAATTTTGTTCTCGTTCTATTCTCTTCAGTAATAACAGTATGTTTTGCACCATCAGCAGCAGGATCTGGTATACCGGAGGTCAAGTCTTACCTAAATGGTGTAGATGCACCGGGTATCTTTGCCCCACGAACCCTGTTTGTGAAA ATAGTTGGTTCTGTTGGTGCTGTATCATCGTCACTATACATTGGTAAGGCTGGTCCATTGGTGCATACTGGTGCATGCATTTCAGCTCTCCTGGGACAAGGAGGATCCAAAAAATATGGCTTAACATGCAGGTGGATACGTCAATTCAAAAATGACAGAGATAGGCGGGATTTTGTAACATGTGGCTGTGCTGCTGGAATTGCTGCTGCTTTTCGTGCACCTGTAGGAGGTGTGCTTTTCTCTATTGAGGAGTTATCATCTTG GTGGCGAAGTGCTCTACTCTGGAGAGCTTTTTTCACAACAGCAATGGTTGTTGTAGTGCTACGTGCACTAATTGATGTTTGTAACTCCGGAAAATGTGGCTCATTTGCAGAAGGTGGTCTAATTATGTTTAATGTTAACTCAGTGGATATTGAATATCACCTAAGTGATCTGCCTCCTGTGATCTTTCTTGGAATTATTGGGGGGCTACTGGGGAGCCTCTTTAATTATCTACTGGACACGGTGCTTAGATTTTACAATCTTCTTTACAA GAAAGGTATTGCGTATAAATTGTTTCTTGCTGGCGCACTTTCTGTTTGTACTTCTTGTTGCCTATTCGGATTGCCATGGCTAGCTACATGCACCGCTTGCCCAACTGATAGTGAGGAATCATGCTCAACATATTTCAAAACTGGGAACTTCCAAAGATTTCAGTGCCAAGAAGGTTACTACAATGATCTTGCCAGCTTAATTTTCAATACCAATGATGACGCCATAAGGAACCTTTTCAGATCAGGCACCGACCATGAGTTCCGCTATTCATcaattattttgttctttttcactTCCTTCACTCTTGGAATTTTGAGCAGTGGTGTAGTAGCTCCATCAGGCCTGTTTGTGCCTATCATCTTGATAGGTGCTACTTATGGGCGCCTTGTTGGGAAGGTCACAGGTTCCTATGGCACACTCAATGAGGGACTTTTTGCAACACTTGGAGCTGCATCTTTCCTGGGAGGTACAATGAGATCAACTGTCTCTTTGTGTGTGATAATTGTAGAACTTACCAATGATATCTACTTGCTTCCACTGGTCATGCTGGTTCTGCTGATATCTAAATCAGTGGCTGATTCCTTCAACATCAATGTTTTTGATCAAATTGTTCGGATGAAGGGGCTTCCATATCTTGAAGCCCATGCAGACCCTTATATGTGGCAACTGATTGTAAGTGATGTTGTCACTGACCCTCTATGGACCTTAAACGGGGTAGAGAAAGTAAGACATATAGTGCATATacttaaaacaacaaaacataATGGGTTCCCTGTGATTGATCAGCCACCTTTTTCAGACTCACCACAGTTGTTTGGTCTGGTTCTTCGTGCTCATCTCCTTGtgctgttgaagaagaaagtTTTCTCTGAGACATGCGCCCTTGCTGACATGGATGCTCTTCGAAAGGTCTCTTCTGATGATTTTGCAAAGTCTGGATCAGGTAGAGTTGACAGTATTGAAGACATACATTTGACAGAAGAAGAACTGGAGCTGTTTGTTGATTTGCACCCTTTCACCAATGCTTCACCTTACACAGTTGTGGAGACAATGTCATTGGCAAAGGCCCTCGTACTGTTCAGGCAGGTTGGTCTACGGCACATGTTGGTTGTGCCTAAGTCGTCTGAT AGAGCTCCTGTTGTGGGTATATTGACCAGGCATGATCTTATTTCTGAGAACATCCTAGACTTGTATCCATATTTGAAAAGAAGCAAATTGAGGAGGCATCGATTTCATCCTCCTTCCTTGATCAGATTGTTTAATTCAACAGCGCGGGACTAA